The Agaribacterium sp. ZY112 genome includes the window TGGCGCTTGAGTTAGAGGTCGAAAACTTTGCTGGCTCAGGAGCTAATGAAGGCTTTGAATCAGCGGAAACCACACTTGCACTGTCATCAGTGATCGAGCTTGGCGGTAAGCGTCAGGCGCGCCTCTCTTATGCGGATGCCCGTTTAAATCAAGCCAAGTGGGAACAACAAGCCGAAACACTCGACGTGCTCGGAAAATTAACCGAGCTTTATATCGAAGGATTGGCGACGCAAGCTAACATGCAACTGGCTAAAGAATCATTGGCCTTATCCAAATCGCTGCTTAATACAGTAAAAATACGCTCTGCACGAGGTGCCACACCGGAAGCCGAAGTAATGCGCGCTCATGCGGCGCTTACGCGATCCGAGATTCGGCTCGCTACACTGCAGGCGAAATTTGAACGTCAACAAATATTGCTTGCTCGATTCTGGGGTGAGACTAGCGTAAGTTTTGACATGCTGGAAGGTAGTCTTTTTAATTTTGGAACTACCACCAGTTTTGAGCAGCTTTATGCACGTATTCAAAAATCTCCCGCCATACAGGTACTTGCTAGTGAGGCGCGCATTAGAGATGCGCAGATAACACTGGCACGTGCGAACGGTAGCAGCGATTTAAGCTGGCGAGCAGGTATAAAACGCTTTGAAGAAACAGGGGATTCGGCATTTGTCGCCGGGCTTTCTATCCCCCTATTCTCAGGTAAGCGCAACAGCGGCGAAGTTAAGACCGCACTTGCTCAACGGAATGCTGTGGATTACGCAAAAAAAGATCAACTTTTACAATTACATGCACGGCTTTTTGAGAGCTGGTCACTAAGAAAACAAAGCATTGCTGCCATTAATCTTACCCAAAAATCTGCTATTCCCGCTTTGGAGAAAGCTCTCAAGCTGACTACAGAAGGTTTTGAACATGGGCGTTATCGCTACCTTGATTTAATCGCCGCCCAGGAAGAATTGCTCGCCAGTAAGCAGGCGCTTATCGATGCCGCCACAACAGCTCTCGTGAGTCAGGCTGTCATTGAAAAGCTAACAAGTGAAGCACTCAACCCTTAATGTTTAAACCGTTTTATTCAGGTTTGATCCGTATCAGGCCTTAGGAGTTTATGACTATGAAAACCTTATTTATCACATT containing:
- a CDS encoding TolC family protein translates to MVLLCNSVTALATENLNALTLKKALELTLAHNPQLFRYRFTTEALTAQKQNNSFRPALALELEVENFAGSGANEGFESAETTLALSSVIELGGKRQARLSYADARLNQAKWEQQAETLDVLGKLTELYIEGLATQANMQLAKESLALSKSLLNTVKIRSARGATPEAEVMRAHAALTRSEIRLATLQAKFERQQILLARFWGETSVSFDMLEGSLFNFGTTTSFEQLYARIQKSPAIQVLASEARIRDAQITLARANGSSDLSWRAGIKRFEETGDSAFVAGLSIPLFSGKRNSGEVKTALAQRNAVDYAKKDQLLQLHARLFESWSLRKQSIAAINLTQKSAIPALEKALKLTTEGFEHGRYRYLDLIAAQEELLASKQALIDAATTALVSQAVIEKLTSEALNP